From the Candida dubliniensis CD36 chromosome 2, complete sequence genome, the window ggttaatttcaaattgttggCATCATCAAAAAACTTTGATAGAAACTGTTGGTTTGATCTTTGCGATaccaattcatttaatagCTTGACACTCTGTCTTTTAGTCACGTAGTTTTTCGATGTAATTAGTTTATTGATAGCAGTAATAAAGACATCATAATTGTTTCCCAAAAACTCCGAAACTAATTTTCTATGTGTTGTTAACAATTCATGCAAAGTCATCATAGCATCTGTGGCAATTTCAAAAGTGGGGATTTGGACgtatttgaagaaattataGAAAGAAGGGCTGTAAAGAACGAATCTATTGATAACTTCAAATTTAATACAATCTCGTAAAATCTGTCCACATATTAATCCAATTTCAGGATTTTCTGGTCCTTTGATCAACATAGTAATGATCTCAGGTTTGGAGTGCACTAAATAATCGACAGTGGGTGATTTATTCGCCATAGTTCGTCGTAACAATGTCAGAAACAATATAACCACATCTTTTCGTGAATCAAAATCCAACTTCCGTAAATTGACAACTAAAAAGTATAGACAATCGGTCGAATATATTTCTTGAGCCAATTGTGTTATTTGATCTGGTTGTGGTTCcacttcatcatcaccGTGCAATATCACTTTcatattcttcaaatatCTCGCGCATTCATCTTGATACTTTTTGGCGTTGTCAGGCAATGCACAATCTAGTTTCAGTACTTGGTCATTTAATGCTCGTACCAACTCCGGTGGAGTCTTGGGATTCcttttaaataaaaatgcCATGACTATATATGTTGATTATTGCAATGGTTATAAGCGTGTAAAAACTTtgtaaattgaattgtagatcacaaatttttttttttttgattttttctgGAGAGGGtatagaagaagaagaagaaatagaatCGAGGTGGTAGTATTGTGACTAAAAATATCAAACGAATAGTTTTCCAGTATTCGGCGAAATAGGTTTCGTTTAGATTAGATGTGAATGTAGACTTTATGGAAAATGATTAAAGTATAATGATTTTGTATGTGTTtggaagaaagaaacaaaacctttggaatgaaaaaaataaagaaagaaaagggTGAAGGAGGAGAAATTGAGGTCTTGAAATTgtgaaaaaatttggtCGACcgataaaaaaaattaaagagaAAAAACTGTCACAACGAGTCGACAAAaacgacgacgacgacgaaAACAACATCGACGAGACGACgagaaatcaaattaaaagaGGCAACActacaaaaaataaaaggtTTTGTAAGGGTTGTAAAATtggagagagagagaaacaacaaaaaaagatagGTGAGTGAGAACGAGTCAGATCCAATCTATCTTCATATATGCCAAAAACCTCAATTATTATGACAACATCATGGCTACATATATGGAATCCAATACTTATAAATCGAAGTAATAGACCAATTTTACAAgataatgaatataatatttatattagaGATAATGTTGGATTATATCAAGGCCGACAAAAGATTGTTAATCGTCAAAACGGAAGAATTTATTTGACTAATAAGagattgatttattttgataatagTGATAGTTCTAAAAGTATTGCTGTTGAACTTAAATTGTTCAAGAATGCAGAACTAGTTGCTGGGTATTTCAGAAGATCACCAAAAGTCACTTTATACATTAAAACTGAAAATGGGGGAACTACAAATATTGGTGGCAATGAAAATGGTACTAATTCCAAAAATATTACAATCGATTGGGTTTGTAAAATATGTTCATTTAACAATCATTTAGCTAGTGATTACAAAATTAACGAAAATGAACTACCCAAGTGCACATCATGTGGTATACGGCCCAGCAAGTCATATCTTCTGCAAATATTAGAGTCTGCACAAAACAATGTTTCAGTTAAAGAAGATTCACCTGCTTCAATGACACCAGAACCAGAATCTGTTTCTccaaacaataacaatcaaTGTCCCAAATGTACCTTTATCAACCACCCTGCTTTAAGGTATTGTGAAATATGTGGAACAGAATTAAAGCCCTCAAATGATAGTAATACTAAGCTACTTAAGGCCACACAAAGTTTAAGTAATGTGTCTATAAATAGTAATCCTTTAAACTTGAAATTGGAAACTGGAGAAGAGCTATATACCAATAATCAACCATATATTAAATTGAGTTTCCGCAAAGGAGGAGAATCCaaattttatcaagaaGTTTGTAAAGTTTTGGATGATATGAAATGGCAAATTTTAGAGCAAAAGGGAGGCATAAACAAAGATGCAGTTAAATTGGTTGATAATTCAACCTCAGTTAATAAGAATTCTActactgctgctgctggtgGGGGTGGTGGAGGTGGTATTCATGCATTAGAAAGACTTGGTGAGTTACAAAGAAAACAGAATGAGATAATATTAACCACATCTTTGGACGATTTGGAACAATTGATGTTTAAATATCAagatttgatcaaattatcaacttcattcaataaattaatcaaacaaccactatcatcaacaacaacaacaacaacaacaaaatcgGGTGTGGTAATTCCAGCATTGAGtatcaaaaaatcatcaccattatATCATCAAGAATTGAGTAGACACATTAGtgaatttttaataaatttcaaattgacTCAAAAAACATCAATGATATCATCTCAAGATTTATTTGCTGAGTATAATCGATTTCTTATCAGGAATCAAGGATTTGGAAGTGCATTAGTAAATTGTGATGATTTTAAATGTGccattgaattatttgacGAATTGAATTTACCAGTTGTGGTTAAGCAATATATGAAATCAGACATTTATGTAATTCGACCTAAAGTTGATGCAAATATATATGGTCAACATATTGTACAATATTTGAAAGATCAAGAATatgaatataaattaatgacTTTACGACGAGAAATAACTTCTGGTGACTAtgaaaatatcaataatgaattatataaCGCGGTCAATTATGGGAAAACCGTATCGGAAATatccaataaattcaattggtCATATAATATAACTATTGAGGAATTAGAAAAATGTGTTGAGACTGGACTGGTGGTGATAGATCATCATATTTCAGGAACATTTTATTATGTAAATAAGTTTCCCTTTTCGGATGGAGAATGGGATGATTCAAAAGAGATACAAGAAATGAGAGAATTGTTGATCaaagaacaacaagagaTTACATTAACCTTGAGGAATGAGTACGTTGAACAAAATATGGATAATTTGGTGAATATAGATCctgattataatttttttggtgttggtaATGAAGAGGACAAGGATGAATTGGAGAGTACAGTAACTACTAGTGTACCTGAAAGTCAAACACAAtcttttaatgatttagtTGGATTACAATTTTAAAGAATAGTTGAACATATGTAGTATGTAATAATAAGACGTTTAGcatatattatataatagTTTGCTTGGGTGAtgtctttttcttctttgttttgatatttcatcactttccttttttttttttttttttttttggtttgttaGAGGTGGTAGTTTATTCGCAGTTTTAGTTGGTTCTCTCGTTCCAAAACTTATTAGGATATTCTCAGCGTtatttttctctctttacttaaattcaattctgaTCACCAAGTAAGAAAATTATACATAGAtacccccccccccccaatGCAAATATGAGTTATAGTTCAGCTTCATTTAGAAAACTTAATAATGTTGGGATATCTCAACCATCACAAACAGTATCGGCGAATCAACcacaacatcatcaacaactgcatcagcaacagcagcagcaacagcaacaacagccTTTACAACAACTGCAACAATCCTTACATATGAAATCAAATCCTCATATCCCACATCATCAATTACCAGGAACTGTTGGTACCAGGACTTCAATCCCTCAACCAGCATTAATGGCActgaattcaattttgacTTTGGGTCCATTTAAACATCGGAAAGATTTAACACGAGAGTCGGTCCTATCGACCTATCAAATTATGGGATATATTGCTGCTGGAACTTATGGGAAAGTCTATAAGGCGAAATTGAAGAGTAATAAACTAAATAAACCTGATGATGAaagtggtggtgatggttttaataataacaaagaTATTCTTTCAGAATCAATGAATGAACTTCATCatgataataattccaATATTGGTGTCAATACCACcaatactactactgccaccactactattattaataatacgCTTCCTCTTCCACAATTTTTTGCcatcaaaaaattcaaaagtgataatcatcatcatataaataataacaacaatggAGCCAATCATTTATCCAAGGGCAACAATAGTATTCATCAAGATGAAGTTTTACATTATACCGGGATTTCTCAATCGGCTATTAGAGAAATGTCATTATGTCGggaattaaataataagaatatcACTAAATTGGTAGATATTATATTAGAAAATAAATCGATTTATATggtttttgaattttgtgAACatgatttattacaaattattcattatcaacTGCATCCAGAATTTAAACCAATTCCTTGTccaacaattaaatcattaatttggCAAATTTTGAATGGAGTTACATTTTTACATAAAAATTGGATTCTTCATCGAGATTTAAAACCAGCTAATATAATGGTATCATCTCAAGGAGTTGTTAAAATTGGAGATTTAGGATTAGcaagaaaatttaaaagTCCTTTACAAAGTTTATATACTGGAGATAAAGTTGTTGTGACTATATGGTATCGAGCTccagaattattattgggtACAAGACATTATACTCCAGCAGTTGATTTATGGGCTGTTGGATGTATATTAGCAGAATTGTTATCTTTACGACCGATATTTAAAGGTGAAGAAGccaaaattgatttaaataataagaaatCAGTAccatttcaaaaaaatcaattacaaaaaattatagAAATTTTGGGGATTCCAACAACTGATATTTGGacaaatttgaataaatatcCTGAATATTTGTCTTTTACTCAACATTTTAATCAAAGTTATcctaataatttatctaattggtttaaattgatcaatggtggtaataatcaaaattcAGAAAAATGTCTTGAATTATTGTCAGGATTATTGAAGTATGATCCTGAATTAAGATTAACTGCAGATCAAGCATTACTACATCCTTATTTTTTGGAATTACCTAAAGTCAATGAGAATGCTTTTGAAGgtttaaattataaatatccCAACAGAAAGATTTATACTGATGACAATGATATAATGACCACTGCTgcaaatattaataacaatagtaCTAATAATAGTGGCCATCAGCATCAGCATCATCACCATTCACAACAATTGccgcaacaacaacaacaacaacaacaacaacaacaacaacagcaaaaTGTTCAAATCCAACAAGTTCATCAAatgcaacaacaaatacatctgcaacaactacaactgCATGGTGCAAATAATACATATAAGAGGAGTggtattgatgatttaccTGGTGGGGCTAGAAAGAAACGTGGGTAGATTAGAAAGAAATAGATGTCATTTTATTTGTGTATAGTGTGTATTAAACGATTTAGTTGGTGGTGCATACTATTCTATTCAGACTTGTagcaaaaagaaaaaaaaaaaaaaaatcaactgTACAAAACTCAAAGCGCAAAAGTaccaaaatcatcatcttgATGAAGTTGTCCGATTATTATACagataaagaattaatttataatagtGCTATTTctgatatatataaagcAATTGATAAGTCAAATAAATCACCAGTATGTCTTAAAAtagttgatgaagatttcAGTCTCCCACCACATTCAATACATCGAGAAATTCTCATACtcaaaaacttgaaatCACACTCACACCCAAAcataattgaatatattaatgATCTCAAAGTTTATGATGATATTATATTAGTCACAAAGTTATATCGTTATAATTTAACTCAATTGATGGaatcatcaaaatattgTAAACGAACAACTCGATTCATTTATGAAACTGATACTGATACTAATGGTGTTGTTAACAAATACATTCTTTCCAATAGAATTGAAGAAACTGATATTAAATTATGGTTAAAATCAATGAGTTCAGGACttgaatttattcattcacAACAAATAATCCATCGTGATATAAAACCCagtaatatttttttcattctgGATGATATAACTCAACCAATTATTGGAGATTTTGGTATTTGTTATGATTTAAAATCACCACCTAAAGATGAGCCAATTATGGAGAAATATATTGATGTATCTACAGGTATTTATAAAGCTCCAGAATTGATTCTTGGTATAACTAattatgaatatgaaattgatatttggtCATTAAGTATAATTTTGACAATTTTATATTCTAAAGATTTCCAAAgtattttaattaaaaatgataaagaaataatgattAATGATTCTCATATTAgtgatttatatttattaaatcaaattttccaaaattttGGTACaccaaatttaattgattgtaataatgaattattttgtGATGAATATAATCATGAAAATTTacattttaaaaaatttaatttacaaaattattCAAGAAAACAATGGGATATTATTTTACCTCGATgtaatgatgaattaatgaaagaaatttttaCTAAAATGATTAAATATGATAGAAGTCAAAGAATTACTTCAAAAGAAATctttcaattaatattagATTGATCTTAGTCACGT encodes:
- a CDS encoding hym1p orthologue, putative (Similar to S. cerevisiae HYM1;~In S. cerevisiae: component of the RAM signaling network that is involved in regulation of Ace2p activity and cellular morphogenesis, interacts with Kic1p and Sog2p, localizes to sites of polarized growth during budding and during the mating response.), which encodes MAFLFKRNPKTPPELVRALNDQVSKLDCALPDNAKKYQDECARYLKNMKVILHGDDEVEPQPDQITQLAQEIYSTDCLYFLVVNLRKLDFDSRKDVVILFSTLLRRTMANKSPTVDYLVHSKPEIITMLIKGPENPEIGLICGQILRDCIKFEVINRFVLYSPSFYNFFKYVQIPTFEIATDAMMTLHELLTTHRKLVSEFLGNNYDVFITAINKLITSKNYVTKRQSVKLLNELVSQRSNQQFLSKFFDDANNLKLTMLLLSDKSKNLQLEGFHTLKFFVANPKRSQKVTDILIKNKANFIEFFKTFDIASFHDSNIIEERDYTLGEIKNLPDRIH
- a CDS encoding vacuolar protein sorting protein, putative (Similar to S. cerevisiae VPS36;~In S. cerevisiae: component of the ESCRT-II complex; contains the GLUE (GRAM Like Ubiquitin binding in EAP45) domain which is involved in interactions with ESCRT-I and ubiquitin-dependent sorting of proteins into the endosome.;~In C. albicans: protein involved in proteolytic activation of Rim101p, which regulates pH response; similar to S. cerevisiae Vps36p, which is a member of the ESCRT II protein sorting complex.) gives rise to the protein MPKTSIIMTTSWLHIWNPILINRSNRPILQDNEYNIYIRDNVGLYQGRQKIVNRQNGRIYLTNKRLIYFDNSDSSKSIAVELKLFKNAELVAGYFRRSPKVTLYIKTENGGTTNIGGNENGTNSKNITIDWVCKICSFNNHLASDYKINENELPKCTSCGIRPSKSYLSQILESAQNNVSVKEDSPASMTPEPESVSPNNNNQCPKCTFINHPALRYCEICGTELKPSNDSNTKLLKATQSLSNVSINSNPLNLKLETGEELYTNNQPYIKLSFRKGGESKFYQEVCKVLDDMKWQILEQKGGINKDAVKLVDNSTSVNKNSTTAAAGGGGGGGIHALERLGELQRKQNEIILTTSLDDLEQLMFKYQDLIKLSTSFNKLIKQPLSSTTTTTTTKSGVVIPALSIKKSSPLYHQELSRHISEFLINFKLTQKTSMISSQDLFAEYNRFLIRNQGFGSALVNCDDFKCAIELFDELNLPVVVKQYMKSDIYVIRPKVDANIYGQHIVQYLKDQEYEYKLMTLRREITSGDYENINNELYNAVNYGKTVSEISNKFNWSYNITIEELEKCVETGSVVIDHHISGTFYYVNKFPFSDGEWDDSKEIQEMRELLIKEQQEITLTLRNEYVEQNMDNLVNIDPDYNFFGVGNEEDKDELESTVTTSVPESQTQSFNDLVGLQF
- a CDS encoding meiotic mRNA stability protein kinase, putative (Similar to S. cerevisiae SSN3;~In S. cerevisiae: cyclin-dependent protein kinase, component of RNA polymerase II holoenzyme; involved in phosphorylation of the RNA polymerase II C-terminal domain; involved in glucose repression.) — translated: MSYSSASFRKLNNVGISQPSQTVSANQPQHHQQSHQQQQQQQQQQPLQQSQQSLHMKSNPHIPHHQLPGTVGTRTSIPQPALMASNSILTLGPFKHRKDLTRESVLSTYQIMGYIAAGTYGKVYKAKLKSNKLNKPDDESGGDGFNNNKDILSESMNELHHDNNSNIGVNTTNTTTATTTIINNTLPLPQFFAIKKFKSDNHHHINNNNNGANHLSKGNNSIHQDEVLHYTGISQSAIREMSLCRELNNKNITKLVDIILENKSIYMVFEFCEHDLLQIIHYQSHPEFKPIPCPTIKSLIWQILNGVTFLHKNWILHRDLKPANIMVSSQGVVKIGDLGLARKFKSPLQSLYTGDKVVVTIWYRAPELLLGTRHYTPAVDLWAVGCILAELLSLRPIFKGEEAKIDLNNKKSVPFQKNQLQKIIEILGIPTTDIWTNLNKYPEYLSFTQHFNQSYPNNLSNWFKLINGGNNQNSEKCLELLSGLLKYDPELRLTADQALLHPYFLELPKVNENAFEGLNYKYPNRKIYTDDNDIMTTAANINNNSTNNSGHQHQHHHHSQQLPQQQQQQQQQQQQQQNVQIQQVHQMQQQIHSQQLQSHGANNTYKRSGIDDLPGGARKKRG
- a CDS encoding CDK-activating kinase, putative (Similar to S. cerevisiae CAK1;~In C. albicans: monomeric CDK-activating kinase (CAK); functional homolog of S. cerevisiae Cak1p; phosphorylates cyclin-free human CDK2; lacks glycine loop motif; conserved lysine (K36) not required for activity.;~In S. cerevisiae: cyclin-dependent kinase-activating kinase required for passage through the cell cycle, phosphorylates and activates Cdc28p; nucleotide-binding pocket differs significantly from those of most other protein kinases.), with the translated sequence MKLSDYYTDKELIYNSAISDIYKAIDKSNKSPVCLKIVDEDFSLPPHSIHREILILKNLKSHSHPNIIEYINDLKVYDDIILVTKLYRYNLTQLMESSKYCKRTTRFIYETDTDTNGVVNKYILSNRIEETDIKLWLKSMSSGLEFIHSQQIIHRDIKPSNIFFISDDITQPIIGDFGICYDLKSPPKDEPIMEKYIDVSTGIYKAPELILGITNYEYEIDIWSLSIILTILYSKDFQSILIKNDKEIMINDSHISDLYLLNQIFQNFGTPNLIDCNNELFCDEYNHENLHFKKFNLQNYSRKQWDIILPRCNDELMKEIFTKMIKYDRSQRITSKEIFQLILD